A region from the Leptospira venezuelensis genome encodes:
- a CDS encoding phosphate signaling complex PhoU family protein yields the protein MASKFDYLRKNLYAMAELCLEQILILDDAIEQENPDLAKQVIERDDLIDSLEKQNDNLSQNAILEAIANRNLLGMDQIDGEVVLKKDPLRFALSSIRINRSLERMGDQIVNCATCYRRGLLPKGFFRQEEILDKMLSRVVTLVGMAVESLVEEKNRFYGSVHTVEEELNNLCHAAFLKFVLDPRLDKNQFADLYRIILGIERAGDYAVNIAEELVRLNTGMDIRHLSDPVQVTEKTKIS from the coding sequence ATGGCTTCCAAATTCGATTATCTCCGTAAAAATCTATATGCGATGGCGGAGCTATGTTTAGAGCAAATCCTGATCTTGGATGACGCTATCGAACAAGAAAATCCTGACCTTGCAAAACAAGTGATCGAAAGGGACGATCTGATCGATAGTTTAGAGAAACAAAACGATAACCTCTCCCAAAATGCAATCTTAGAAGCTATCGCAAACCGAAACTTACTCGGCATGGACCAAATTGATGGAGAAGTTGTACTCAAAAAAGATCCGCTTCGATTTGCACTTTCTTCCATTCGTATCAACAGAAGTTTAGAAAGAATGGGAGACCAGATCGTAAACTGCGCCACCTGCTATAGAAGAGGACTCCTACCAAAAGGATTTTTCAGACAAGAGGAAATTTTAGACAAGATGCTCTCTAGAGTAGTCACTCTTGTTGGAATGGCTGTAGAATCTTTGGTGGAAGAAAAAAACAGATTTTACGGTTCAGTGCACACTGTAGAGGAAGAACTAAACAATCTATGCCATGCAGCATTCTTAAAGTTCGTATTGGACCCAAGACTGGATAAAAATCAATTTGCAGATTTATACAGAATTATCTTAGGAATTGAAAGAGCGGGAGACTATGCGGTGAATATCGCAGAAGAGTTAGTTCGCTTAAATACAGGAATGGACATACGCCATCTTTCCGACCCAGTCCAGGTAACCGAAAAAACAAAAATTTCTTAA
- a CDS encoding TIGR04452 family lipoprotein — protein sequence MKKLIILGFVSILSFSNCLAMDSLGLSDSVKGSEARSQIKEAALTSDILFYGSVDPANAGAITVLDLFLTDLYLKIDDNKYYKKADVDKCVKDVQVIGLLITDPSTTVATSNNCKGLQANGEII from the coding sequence ATGAAAAAACTTATTATATTAGGGTTCGTATCTATCTTGTCGTTCTCAAACTGTTTGGCAATGGATTCTTTAGGTTTATCCGATAGTGTTAAAGGTTCTGAAGCAAGGTCTCAGATCAAAGAAGCCGCTCTGACTTCCGATATTTTATTCTACGGATCAGTAGATCCTGCTAATGCGGGGGCAATCACCGTTCTGGATCTATTTCTGACAGATCTATATTTAAAGATAGATGATAATAAATATTATAAAAAAGCAGATGTGGACAAATGTGTAAAAGACGTTCAAGTTATAGGACTTTTAATCACAGATCCTAGTACAACTGTAGCTACTAGTAATAATTGTAAAGGATTGCAGGCGAACGGAGAGATTATCTAA
- a CDS encoding alpha/beta hydrolase: MYDIPLVQIGPVKAARIPGDPQGAYVIFLHGYGANAFDLLPLYSYMDVPEGTNFIFPDGILEVPIAPGYNGKAWFPIDMEALQRAMVAGGSRELFERYPAGLAEAKQKIEEMIQALDVPMDRIILGGFSQGSMLATEITLKAEKKPKGLVILSGTLLDETHWTQYAKQTPGYKFFQSHGRMDPVLGYPAAKRLESVLKDAGWVGELLAFPGGHEIPEIVLHGMNRYLRELFE; encoded by the coding sequence ATGTATGATATCCCACTCGTCCAAATAGGTCCCGTTAAAGCTGCCCGCATTCCAGGTGATCCACAAGGTGCTTATGTTATTTTTCTACATGGTTACGGAGCGAATGCGTTCGACCTTCTTCCTTTGTATTCGTATATGGACGTTCCTGAGGGTACGAATTTCATCTTTCCGGATGGGATTTTAGAAGTTCCGATTGCGCCGGGTTATAACGGTAAAGCCTGGTTCCCTATTGATATGGAAGCTTTACAAAGAGCAATGGTCGCCGGAGGTTCTAGAGAACTTTTTGAACGTTATCCAGCCGGTCTGGCAGAGGCAAAACAAAAGATAGAAGAAATGATCCAGGCATTAGATGTACCAATGGATCGAATTATCTTAGGAGGTTTTTCACAAGGTTCAATGCTTGCTACGGAGATTACTCTTAAGGCTGAGAAAAAACCCAAAGGTCTTGTCATTCTGTCGGGGACTTTGCTGGACGAGACTCATTGGACACAGTACGCAAAACAAACTCCGGGCTATAAATTTTTTCAAAGTCATGGTAGAATGGACCCTGTGCTCGGTTATCCTGCTGCGAAAAGATTAGAATCAGTCTTAAAAGACGCAGGATGGGTAGGTGAGTTGCTGGCATTTCCGGGTGGACATGAAATCCCGGAGATAGTATTACACGGTATGAACCGCTATTTGCGAGAACTGTTCGAATGA
- a CDS encoding DUF1554 domain-containing protein — MSISLAHKPDSSSVTYNFSTSNSTIAPISPGLMMFTPSDYNVPQTLTITGVSDDSDSTNNSIVISILTPDSETIPYPILQKDNDKFVFSTPVSYAGNFGSGGFADFVCQNEANNLFGIGLPSGTYKTFAVAGTWRRAMPSKIDWVLKPNKDYIDFAGGAFVKAFSTDANALFAFGTGNGISATAAGYWTGLQTDWSTANTCQGWTSNLNTDQGNFGGNSDPNVGGISTGTPDFCNVTKSLVCVQQ, encoded by the coding sequence TTGTCTATTTCCCTGGCGCATAAGCCGGATTCGTCTTCCGTAACTTATAATTTTTCAACAAGCAATTCTACAATCGCTCCTATTTCCCCAGGCTTGATGATGTTTACTCCTTCTGATTATAATGTTCCTCAAACTTTGACTATCACTGGTGTGTCGGACGATTCTGATTCTACCAATAATTCTATCGTAATCTCCATTCTTACTCCTGATTCGGAGACCATTCCCTATCCGATATTACAAAAAGATAATGATAAATTCGTATTTTCTACACCCGTTTCTTATGCAGGAAATTTCGGCTCCGGCGGTTTTGCGGACTTTGTTTGTCAGAATGAGGCGAATAACTTATTTGGGATTGGACTTCCTTCGGGAACTTATAAAACTTTTGCGGTGGCTGGAACCTGGAGAAGAGCAATGCCTTCTAAGATCGACTGGGTCTTAAAACCCAACAAAGATTATATAGATTTTGCTGGCGGCGCTTTTGTGAAAGCTTTTTCAACGGACGCAAATGCTTTGTTTGCATTCGGAACTGGAAATGGGATAAGTGCAACTGCCGCAGGATACTGGACTGGATTGCAAACTGATTGGTCTACCGCAAATACTTGCCAAGGTTGGACTTCCAATTTGAATACGGATCAGGGCAATTTCGGAGGTAATTCCGATCCGAATGTTGGTGGAATATCTACAGGAACACCCGACTTTTGTAACGTGACAAAGTCTTTAGTTTGCGTTCAGCAATAA
- a CDS encoding BrnT family toxin has product MRFEWDVEKERINIQKHNLSFGEASLVFADPKAIYLPDPDHSVEELREIALGKIENITIAVVIFVDRSKNGEEIIRIVSARKATKSEEIQYYSNDIN; this is encoded by the coding sequence ATGCGTTTCGAATGGGATGTTGAAAAGGAAAGGATTAATATCCAAAAACATAACCTTTCCTTTGGAGAAGCCTCTTTAGTTTTTGCTGACCCTAAAGCAATCTATTTGCCGGATCCGGATCATTCAGTAGAAGAATTGAGAGAAATTGCTTTAGGAAAAATTGAAAATATTACGATCGCAGTCGTTATTTTTGTTGATAGATCGAAAAACGGGGAAGAGATTATAAGAATAGTATCTGCGAGAAAAGCAACTAAATCAGAAGAAATTCAATATTATTCAAACGATATTAACTGA
- a CDS encoding toxin-antitoxin system, antitoxin component gives MRDEYDFSKGKRGTYSRDLKDLHFPIYLDPQLEEYYKKIALKKSKDLSSIINTILQKEMELHNSLI, from the coding sequence ATGAGAGACGAATACGATTTTTCAAAAGGCAAACGTGGGACTTATTCACGAGATCTTAAGGACCTTCATTTTCCGATTTATTTGGATCCTCAATTAGAAGAGTATTATAAAAAAATAGCTCTTAAAAAGAGCAAAGACCTTAGTTCAATTATTAATACAATTTTACAGAAAGAAATGGAACTTCATAATTCTTTAATATAA
- a CDS encoding DUF4136 domain-containing protein, producing the protein MVGKKTLTVFMLCGSSMLFNCVTAMTRTNTVNTNAPLKGNYSIQYQSTDPQQGIIAKMLSVKLKKIGLIENKENADYHFNMTASITLKGSVKHGLANAVGTNMATVHVSSVPLYSKSLSITINDKKQSVLWTGNVQQEADQCSILGVTMPELITAMFENYPSDLMNRPRKFYLGNSEVGEIKEQFPNMDWSCY; encoded by the coding sequence ATGGTGGGAAAAAAAACATTAACAGTATTCATGCTTTGTGGCAGCTCCATGCTATTCAATTGTGTAACGGCAATGACGAGAACTAATACTGTGAATACAAACGCTCCTTTGAAGGGGAATTATTCGATTCAATATCAAAGTACTGATCCACAACAGGGTATAATTGCAAAAATGTTATCGGTAAAACTGAAAAAGATCGGGCTTATTGAAAATAAGGAAAATGCAGATTATCACTTTAACATGACTGCATCAATAACGCTTAAAGGAAGTGTGAAACACGGTTTGGCAAATGCAGTCGGCACAAATATGGCAACAGTGCATGTTTCGTCGGTTCCTCTTTATAGTAAATCATTGAGTATAACGATTAATGATAAAAAACAGAGTGTCCTTTGGACTGGAAATGTTCAACAAGAAGCCGATCAATGCAGTATTCTAGGAGTGACGATGCCGGAATTGATTACTGCTATGTTTGAAAATTATCCATCAGACTTAATGAACAGACCGCGCAAATTTTATCTTGGAAATTCTGAAGTAGGCGAAATAAAGGAACAGTTTCCGAATATGGACTGGTCTTGTTATTGA
- a CDS encoding YheT family hydrolase, whose translation MLSFFSFVLFLILAFLFYYYLEVLEKPVLRFSEGEFVRRVIANCPRLTRKYFPTFWCFNNHLMLALLLFREYRSDFFRYDKLEYLKMKDGGVTGLAWSNIDGKKKTDSDPIAIVFHTISGDEQDVKSIVKGIGTQLGWASVVCIRRGHGNLPLPKPQINTMGSSSDLKEQLLYIKKKFPNSPLFGVGISAGSGLLARYLGESGKKSLLDAAVAISPAYDIEKAFHRVHPVYSKIMGQRLINYFLKRHYETLSSVGGFQKVMESKTLGEFQDRLHSLSGFDDKEEYYRHSNPAVVMKNIRTPIMILNAKDDPICVNQNVLENLHWLENLPNSIHVYTKRGSHIAYFEGWKAISWSDHLVCEYFKAVQDQLPKVKKKPKRKIAKKR comes from the coding sequence ATGCTCTCGTTCTTCTCTTTTGTTTTATTTCTTATTCTCGCATTTTTATTTTACTATTATCTTGAGGTGTTAGAAAAACCTGTTCTTCGGTTCAGTGAAGGCGAGTTTGTGAGAAGGGTAATTGCAAATTGTCCTCGTTTAACTAGGAAATATTTTCCTACGTTCTGGTGTTTTAATAATCATCTAATGCTGGCTCTCTTACTTTTTAGAGAATATCGTTCCGACTTTTTTCGCTACGATAAGTTGGAATATCTTAAAATGAAGGATGGTGGAGTCACTGGACTTGCCTGGTCCAATATTGATGGAAAGAAAAAAACGGATTCCGACCCAATTGCGATTGTCTTTCATACAATCAGCGGGGATGAGCAAGACGTTAAGTCTATTGTAAAAGGAATCGGAACTCAATTGGGATGGGCTTCTGTGGTTTGTATTAGGAGAGGACATGGGAATCTTCCTCTTCCTAAGCCGCAGATAAACACAATGGGTTCTAGTTCGGATTTAAAAGAACAACTCTTGTACATTAAGAAAAAATTTCCGAATAGTCCTTTGTTTGGTGTGGGGATTTCTGCTGGCTCCGGATTGCTCGCTAGATACTTGGGAGAATCCGGAAAGAAAAGTTTATTGGATGCAGCAGTAGCAATTTCTCCCGCATATGATATCGAAAAAGCATTTCATAGGGTTCATCCGGTTTATAGTAAGATCATGGGCCAAAGACTCATTAATTATTTTTTGAAACGCCATTATGAAACTTTATCTTCCGTAGGAGGATTTCAGAAGGTGATGGAATCCAAAACTTTGGGCGAATTCCAGGATCGTTTACACAGTCTCTCCGGTTTTGACGATAAGGAAGAATATTACAGGCATTCGAACCCTGCGGTTGTAATGAAAAATATCCGAACTCCGATTATGATTTTAAATGCAAAGGATGATCCCATCTGCGTAAATCAGAATGTTTTAGAAAATTTGCATTGGTTGGAAAACCTTCCGAATTCGATCCATGTTTATACAAAAAGGGGAAGCCATATCGCATATTTTGAAGGATGGAAAGCGATATCTTGGTCGGATCATCTTGTCTGCGAATATTTTAAAGCAGTTCAAGACCAATTGCCTAAAGTTAAGAAGAAGCCAAAACGTAAGATTGCAAAAAAGCGTTAG
- a CDS encoding LamG domain-containing protein — protein sequence MRTLILSLLLLISNTNCGTYLLLENQAENDQTAFQNFVTLTLLDSSIGLVHYWPLDGDLKDKVGGLDLTAVGGTTPIITADRFGIPGRAYYYDGGGGYHESIAQGPLFFDGTVSSFTVSAWVKGKFPPGNNGSEFIFLSQGAGLGLQLYAFSPSSCNGRIRAFTNNGGSGDVDVGTDCGIYPENLWYHMVFTWDIRTLTGSLYVNNVLVGSGTFGVNRPWATNSTFQLGRSDLSSQLFEGGIDEVRIYNRAIFPVSSL from the coding sequence ATGCGAACGTTAATTCTTAGCCTATTACTCCTTATCTCTAACACAAACTGTGGGACCTATCTTCTCTTAGAAAACCAAGCAGAGAATGATCAAACAGCGTTCCAAAATTTCGTTACACTGACATTACTCGATTCTTCCATTGGGCTCGTCCATTATTGGCCGTTAGACGGAGACCTGAAAGACAAAGTAGGAGGCTTAGATCTGACCGCTGTCGGCGGGACGACTCCAATAATTACTGCAGATCGATTTGGAATTCCGGGAAGAGCTTATTATTATGATGGAGGCGGAGGCTATCACGAATCCATAGCTCAAGGTCCTCTTTTCTTTGATGGAACAGTTTCCTCATTTACTGTAAGCGCTTGGGTAAAGGGAAAATTTCCTCCCGGGAATAACGGCAGCGAATTTATCTTCTTAAGCCAAGGAGCCGGGTTAGGTCTCCAGTTATATGCTTTTTCGCCAAGTTCTTGCAACGGGAGAATCAGGGCTTTCACAAACAATGGAGGCTCAGGAGATGTAGATGTAGGTACTGATTGCGGAATATATCCGGAAAATCTTTGGTATCATATGGTCTTTACTTGGGATATCCGAACACTCACCGGTTCTTTGTACGTGAATAACGTCTTAGTCGGCTCCGGAACCTTCGGAGTAAATCGTCCCTGGGCTACAAATAGCACTTTTCAATTAGGCCGATCCGATCTTTCTTCTCAACTTTTTGAGGGAGGTATTGACGAAGTGAGGATCTATAATCGGGCAATCTTTCCAGTTTCGAGCTTGTAA